One window of Jannaschia sp. CCS1 genomic DNA carries:
- a CDS encoding DMT family transporter — translation MTQSRALPLILLIGMGALWGVTQPLSKIAVAAGHRDIGIIFWQFALGAVLLSVLNLIRGKGLPLGRVPLIYYLVIALIGTLLPNWASFMAAIHLPSGILSIVIATVPMFAFPMALALGMDRFSAVRFLGLLMGLTAIILIALPDSSLPEPGLTIWLLVAVIAPLFYAAEANGVAKWGTFGLDAVQVLLGASLVGVVLSLPLALITDEWINPLVRWDAGHWAILGLTVAHTSAYTTYVWLVGRTGAVFASQVGYLVTGFGILWAKLILGESYSPWVWGALALMLLGVFLVQPRRGAA, via the coding sequence ATGACGCAATCGCGCGCGCTGCCTCTGATCCTGCTGATCGGCATGGGTGCGCTTTGGGGCGTGACGCAGCCGCTGTCGAAAATCGCCGTGGCAGCAGGGCATCGCGATATCGGGATCATCTTCTGGCAATTCGCGTTGGGGGCAGTGCTTTTGAGCGTGTTGAACCTGATCCGCGGCAAAGGTCTGCCTTTGGGTCGCGTGCCGCTGATCTATTACCTTGTGATCGCGCTGATCGGCACGCTTCTGCCCAATTGGGCCAGTTTCATGGCCGCGATCCATTTGCCGTCCGGCATCCTGTCAATCGTGATCGCAACGGTGCCGATGTTCGCCTTTCCCATGGCGCTGGCCTTGGGGATGGACCGATTTTCGGCCGTGCGGTTCCTGGGCCTGCTGATGGGGCTCACTGCGATCATCCTCATCGCCCTTCCCGATAGCAGCCTGCCAGAGCCCGGCCTTACAATCTGGTTGCTGGTGGCTGTCATCGCGCCGCTCTTTTATGCGGCCGAGGCCAATGGCGTCGCGAAATGGGGCACGTTTGGACTGGATGCCGTGCAGGTCCTTCTGGGGGCCTCGCTGGTGGGGGTGGTCCTGTCCCTGCCGCTGGCGTTGATCACCGATGAATGGATCAACCCGCTGGTGCGTTGGGATGCGGGCCATTGGGCGATCCTGGGTCTGACCGTCGCCCATACAAGCGCCTACACGACATATGTCTGGCTGGTGGGGCGCACAGGGGCGGTGTTCGCCAGTCAGGTGGGGTATCTGGTGACGGGCTTCGGCATCCTCTGGGCCAAGTTGATCCTGGGCGAAAGCTATTCACCATGGGTCTGGGGGGCGCTGGCGCTGATGCTGCTGGGTGTCTTCCTGGTGCAACCCCGGCGCGGCGCGGCCTAG
- a CDS encoding YebC/PmpR family DNA-binding transcriptional regulator yields MAGHSKWANIQHRKGRQDKLRAKVFSKMSKEITVAAKMGDPDPDKNPRLRLAVKEAKSVSVPKDVIERAIAKATGGDSENYDEIRYEGYGPNGVAVIVETMTDNKNRTASTVRSTFTKNGGNLGETGSVGFMFDRKGQVTYPLSAGDADTIMMAAIEAGAEDVETNEGDGDEDLGGHVIWCADTDLNDVSNALEADLGESESTKLVWRPTTTTELGLEDAQKLMRLIDALEEDDDVQTVTANFEISDEVMAQLSE; encoded by the coding sequence ATGGCTGGCCACTCAAAATGGGCGAACATCCAACACCGCAAGGGACGGCAGGACAAGCTGCGCGCCAAGGTGTTCTCGAAGATGTCCAAGGAGATCACCGTCGCCGCGAAGATGGGCGACCCGGACCCCGACAAGAACCCGCGCCTGCGCCTGGCGGTGAAAGAGGCCAAAAGCGTCTCCGTCCCCAAGGACGTGATTGAGCGCGCGATTGCGAAGGCGACGGGCGGCGACAGCGAAAACTACGATGAGATCCGCTATGAGGGCTATGGCCCCAACGGCGTGGCCGTGATCGTGGAGACGATGACCGACAACAAGAACCGCACCGCCTCCACCGTGCGCTCGACCTTCACCAAGAATGGTGGGAACCTGGGCGAGACCGGCAGCGTGGGCTTCATGTTCGACCGCAAGGGGCAGGTGACCTACCCGCTGTCGGCGGGCGATGCGGATACGATTATGATGGCCGCGATTGAGGCGGGCGCGGAAGATGTGGAGACCAACGAAGGCGACGGGGACGAGGATCTGGGCGGCCATGTGATCTGGTGCGCGGATACGGATTTGAATGACGTGTCCAATGCGCTGGAGGCTGACCTGGGTGAGAGTGAATCCACCAAACTGGTCTGGCGTCCGACGACAACGACGGAGCTTGGCCTGGAGGACGCGCAGAAGCTGATGCGCCTGATCGATGCCCTGGAAGAGGATGACGATGTCCAGACCGTCACGGCCAACTTTGAGATCTCCGATGAGGTGATGGCGCAGCTGTCCGAATGA
- a CDS encoding DMT family transporter has protein sequence MRAMDNPASPVTPSVPDNPVSRPGWGIFWMLLTGLCFVTVTATVKMVGTDVPAIQSGFLRYALGLVFLIPMVPSVRNAPLDRGLARLFFARGTAHALAVCLWFFAMTRIPIADVTALNYLNPVYVILLAVLFLGERLGPYRIAAVAVAFMGTFIIIRPGFREIDVGHVTMLFAAVAMAASYFLAKLASGRVAAEVVVFYLSILVPILLAPLAWYVWEPVGWADIGWLFLCAFFATTGHYTMTLAFRAAPLAVTQPVTFLQLIWATALGVFVFGEPADVFVIAGGGMIIAAVSFITWRETVLARRARVLKVEQGS, from the coding sequence ATGCGGGCAATGGACAATCCCGCCTCCCCCGTAACACCGTCGGTTCCGGACAATCCCGTGTCCCGGCCCGGATGGGGCATCTTCTGGATGCTGCTGACCGGCCTTTGCTTCGTGACGGTGACGGCGACGGTCAAGATGGTGGGCACCGATGTGCCCGCGATCCAGTCGGGGTTCCTGCGCTACGCCTTGGGGCTCGTCTTCCTGATCCCGATGGTGCCGTCAGTCCGCAACGCCCCCCTGGACCGGGGCCTGGCCCGTCTGTTCTTTGCCCGTGGCACCGCCCACGCGCTGGCCGTTTGCCTTTGGTTCTTCGCCATGACGCGGATCCCGATTGCGGATGTCACCGCGCTCAACTACCTCAACCCGGTCTATGTCATCCTGCTGGCGGTGCTGTTTCTGGGCGAACGGCTTGGCCCCTACAGGATCGCCGCCGTTGCCGTGGCGTTCATGGGCACGTTCATCATCATCCGCCCCGGGTTTCGCGAGATCGACGTGGGCCATGTGACCATGCTGTTTGCTGCCGTGGCCATGGCGGCCAGCTACTTCCTGGCAAAGCTCGCCTCCGGGCGGGTCGCGGCTGAGGTGGTGGTGTTCTACCTTTCGATCCTAGTGCCGATCCTTCTCGCGCCGCTGGCGTGGTATGTGTGGGAGCCGGTGGGTTGGGCCGATATCGGCTGGCTTTTTCTCTGCGCCTTCTTCGCCACCACCGGGCATTATACCATGACACTTGCGTTTCGGGCCGCGCCGCTGGCGGTTACGCAGCCGGTCACTTTTCTGCAGCTGATCTGGGCCACGGCGTTGGGGGTCTTTGTTTTCGGGGAGCCCGCAGATGTCTTCGTCATTGCGGGCGGCGGGATGATCATCGCGGCCGTCAGCTTTATCACCTGGCGCGAGACGGTTCTGGCCCGGCGGGCTCGGGTGCTCAAGGTTGAGCAGGGTAGTTAA
- a CDS encoding LysE/ArgO family amino acid transporter, which translates to MPILSPFTAGFALSFSLILAIGAQNAFVLRQGIRRLHVGPIVLVCCLSEAILIFAGVAGFGAVAERAPWALEVMRWGGAAFLVVYGLRSLYGAWTSGDALRTEGAPEQSLRAALTTTLLLTWANPHVYLDTLGLIGAVATTFGDGRWIFGAGALAASCVFFVILGYAARAMAPIFARPKAWMWLDVIVGLTMIALAIKLAMGG; encoded by the coding sequence GTGCCGATCCTAAGCCCCTTCACCGCAGGCTTCGCGCTGTCGTTCTCCCTGATCCTCGCAATCGGGGCGCAGAACGCGTTTGTGCTCCGTCAGGGGATCCGCCGATTGCACGTGGGACCCATCGTCCTTGTGTGCTGCCTGTCGGAGGCGATCCTGATCTTTGCCGGTGTGGCGGGGTTCGGGGCCGTTGCGGAACGCGCGCCTTGGGCGTTGGAGGTGATGCGCTGGGGGGGCGCTGCATTCCTTGTCGTCTATGGTTTGCGCAGCCTTTACGGGGCCTGGACCTCGGGCGATGCCTTGCGGACCGAGGGCGCGCCGGAACAAAGCCTGCGCGCGGCCCTGACCACCACGCTGCTGCTGACCTGGGCCAACCCCCACGTCTACCTTGATACGCTCGGCCTGATCGGCGCCGTGGCCACGACCTTCGGGGATGGGCGCTGGATCTTCGGGGCGGGCGCGCTTGCGGCCTCTTGCGTGTTCTTCGTGATCCTGGGCTACGCGGCCCGCGCCATGGCCCCGATCTTCGCCCGTCCAAAAGCGTGGATGTGGCTGGATGTGATCGTGGGCCTGACGATGATTGCGTTGGCCATTAAACTCGCCATGGGTGGCTGA
- a CDS encoding SLC13 family permease, which yields MLTLPLSDTGEGLATLGILLVMFALFLWERWPTEVVAIGGCAVLLILGLLPYERAVGVLSNPAPWTIAAMFIVMGALVRTGSLDRLTKFAEANAKARPAVAVASLLAFVAVGSAFMNNTPIVVIMIPVFVQISKILGQAPSKFLIPLSYAAIMGGTLTLIGTSTNLLVDGVARAQGLEPFTIFEVTPIGLVVVAWGMIYLMVIGRFLLPERSSMASLLGGSRARTKFFTEVAVPEGSSLIGQAAREVDLFKRDGVRLIDVLRGDASLRRDMAGVELREGDRVVLRTDMAEVLGLQASKELKTVDKLSQIATETVEVLITPGCKMIGRSLGNLRLRRRYGVYPLAVHRRNQNIGMQLDDLVVRVGDTLLLEGDPADISRLAADMDLVNVSHPSERAYRRAKSPIAIAAMAGIVVFAAFNVAPILALAVVAVAVVLLTGCIDAEEAFSFIEGRLLALIFAMLAVGAALDHTGGISLIVGAMAPWLEGAPTWVLLFAVYYITTVLTELVSNNAIAVIMAPIAIALAQATGVDPRPLVIAVMIAASACFATPIGYQTNMLVYGPGGYAFTDFLKVGVPLNLSLGVVVCLTIPLIWPL from the coding sequence ATGCTGACCCTTCCCCTATCGGACACCGGAGAGGGCCTTGCCACCCTCGGGATCCTCCTGGTCATGTTCGCCCTGTTTTTGTGGGAGCGGTGGCCAACGGAAGTCGTGGCCATTGGCGGCTGTGCCGTTCTGCTGATCCTGGGCCTTCTCCCCTACGAGCGCGCGGTGGGCGTGCTGTCGAACCCCGCGCCCTGGACCATTGCCGCAATGTTCATCGTCATGGGGGCGCTGGTGCGCACGGGCTCCCTCGACCGGCTGACCAAATTCGCCGAAGCCAATGCCAAGGCGCGGCCCGCGGTCGCCGTGGCAAGCCTTCTGGCCTTTGTCGCCGTCGGCTCTGCCTTCATGAACAACACACCGATCGTGGTGATCATGATCCCGGTCTTTGTCCAGATCTCAAAGATCCTCGGGCAAGCACCGTCGAAATTCCTGATCCCACTGTCCTATGCCGCGATCATGGGCGGCACGCTGACACTGATCGGCACGTCCACGAACCTGCTGGTCGATGGTGTGGCCCGGGCGCAGGGGCTGGAGCCGTTCACGATCTTCGAGGTGACGCCCATCGGTCTTGTCGTGGTTGCCTGGGGGATGATCTACCTGATGGTGATCGGGCGGTTCCTGCTGCCAGAGCGGTCGTCGATGGCGTCGCTGCTGGGTGGCAGCCGGGCACGGACGAAGTTCTTCACCGAGGTTGCTGTGCCCGAAGGCTCGTCCCTGATCGGCCAAGCCGCGCGCGAGGTGGACCTGTTCAAACGCGACGGCGTGCGCCTGATCGACGTTTTGCGTGGCGATGCGTCCCTGCGGCGGGACATGGCGGGGGTGGAGCTGCGCGAAGGTGACCGGGTCGTGTTGCGCACCGACATGGCCGAGGTGCTGGGGCTTCAGGCCTCCAAAGAGTTGAAGACGGTCGATAAACTCAGCCAGATCGCCACGGAAACGGTGGAGGTTCTGATCACCCCGGGTTGCAAGATGATCGGGCGTTCCCTTGGCAATTTGCGGTTGCGCAGGCGGTATGGCGTTTATCCGCTGGCGGTCCATCGCCGGAACCAGAACATCGGCATGCAGCTTGACGATCTGGTCGTGCGCGTCGGCGATACCCTGCTGTTGGAAGGGGATCCGGCAGACATTTCGCGACTGGCGGCCGACATGGATCTGGTCAACGTCTCCCACCCGTCGGAACGGGCATACCGGCGCGCAAAAAGCCCGATTGCGATTGCGGCGATGGCCGGGATCGTGGTCTTCGCCGCCTTCAACGTCGCCCCGATCCTGGCGCTGGCCGTCGTGGCTGTGGCGGTGGTCCTGCTGACCGGTTGCATCGACGCGGAGGAAGCGTTTTCGTTTATCGAGGGCCGCTTGCTGGCGCTGATCTTTGCCATGCTCGCCGTGGGGGCCGCATTGGACCACACCGGCGGGATCAGTCTGATCGTAGGTGCCATGGCCCCGTGGCTGGAGGGGGCGCCGACCTGGGTGTTACTCTTTGCGGTCTACTACATCACCACGGTGCTGACAGAGCTGGTCTCAAACAACGCGATTGCGGTGATCATGGCCCCCATCGCGATTGCGCTTGCGCAGGCCACGGGCGTCGACCCCAGACCCCTTGTCATCGCCGTGATGATCGCGGCCTCTGCCTGTTTTGCAACGCCCATCGGGTATCAGACCAACATGTTGGTCTATGGGCCGGGTGGATATGCGTTCACGGATTTCTTGAAGGTCGGCGTACCCCTGAACCTGTCGCTTGGCGTCGTCGTTTGCCTTACCATCCCATTGATCTGGCCCCTGTGA
- a CDS encoding SLC13 family permease, protein MTPDQIILFSLFGAVFGLLLWGRFRYDLVAFSALMVGTVLGVVPTSDAFAGFGHPAVLVVALVLVVSAGLVRSGAVFLITRTLVDASRSLGAHITIMGAIGGALSAFMNNVAALALLMPVDIATARKAGRAPGVSLMPLSFCTILGGMVTLIGTPPNIIIATIREDQLGEPFRMFDFAPVGGVAAIAGLAFVALIGWRLIPVRDSGVGGDQLKALAPYLAELRVPEGSKLDGTRLRDLQAGAEEADVAILGILRDGKRRFGTGRNLTLREGDVLVLEAAPEALDEFRVGQNLETAGSDTATENATGDGVSFIEMVVPDDARIAGKTVESVGLAWRHRTTLMGIARKGTRITKRLRKTLVQPGDILLLLAPSDSADDVVSWLGGLTLADRGLTVTNDSKTWAAIGLFAAAVLAASLGIVYLPIALGIVAVGYVLLKILPIAEIYDHIEWPVVVLLGSMIPLGAALDSSGGTELIANSLVALTDGLPAWAILTVLMVVTMTMSDVLNNTATAIVAAPVGITMAQSLGVSPDPFLMTVAVAASAAFLTPIGHKNNTLILGPGGYGFGDYWRMGLPLEVIVVAVSIPTILLVWPL, encoded by the coding sequence ATGACACCCGATCAAATCATCCTCTTCTCTCTTTTTGGCGCGGTCTTTGGCCTGCTTCTCTGGGGTCGTTTCCGCTATGATCTTGTGGCGTTCTCTGCCCTCATGGTGGGCACGGTTCTGGGCGTTGTGCCCACATCGGACGCCTTCGCGGGCTTCGGCCACCCCGCCGTTCTGGTGGTGGCGCTGGTCCTTGTTGTCTCGGCAGGTCTGGTGCGATCCGGCGCGGTGTTCCTGATCACCCGCACGCTGGTGGACGCGTCACGGTCCCTCGGCGCGCATATCACGATCATGGGGGCCATTGGCGGCGCTCTCTCGGCATTCATGAACAACGTGGCCGCGCTGGCGCTGCTGATGCCCGTCGATATCGCAACGGCGCGCAAGGCGGGTCGCGCGCCGGGCGTGTCGCTGATGCCGCTGTCATTCTGCACAATCCTGGGCGGCATGGTCACGCTGATCGGCACGCCACCCAATATCATCATCGCCACGATCCGGGAGGATCAGTTGGGTGAGCCCTTTCGCATGTTTGATTTTGCCCCCGTCGGCGGGGTGGCCGCCATTGCGGGTCTGGCTTTCGTCGCGCTGATCGGTTGGCGGCTCATCCCGGTACGTGATAGCGGCGTTGGCGGCGACCAGCTAAAAGCGCTTGCGCCATATCTCGCAGAATTGCGCGTGCCTGAAGGCTCCAAACTCGACGGCACCCGCCTGCGCGATCTGCAAGCGGGCGCAGAGGAGGCTGACGTCGCCATCCTCGGCATCCTGCGCGACGGCAAACGCCGCTTTGGGACAGGCCGCAACCTGACATTGCGCGAAGGGGACGTGCTGGTGCTGGAGGCCGCGCCGGAGGCCTTGGACGAATTCCGCGTGGGCCAGAATTTGGAGACGGCCGGCAGCGACACAGCCACCGAAAACGCCACCGGCGACGGCGTCTCTTTCATCGAGATGGTTGTGCCCGACGATGCCCGCATCGCAGGCAAGACCGTCGAAAGCGTGGGCCTTGCCTGGCGTCACCGCACCACGTTGATGGGGATTGCGCGCAAGGGCACGCGGATCACCAAGCGGCTGCGCAAGACCTTGGTGCAGCCGGGTGATATCCTGCTGCTGCTGGCCCCCAGCGACAGCGCCGATGATGTCGTCAGCTGGCTTGGCGGCCTCACGCTTGCGGATCGGGGTCTGACGGTCACGAACGACAGCAAGACCTGGGCGGCCATCGGCCTTTTTGCTGCCGCCGTCCTCGCCGCGTCTCTGGGCATCGTCTACCTGCCCATCGCGCTTGGCATCGTCGCGGTGGGCTATGTGCTGCTGAAAATCCTGCCCATTGCGGAGATTTACGACCACATCGAATGGCCGGTCGTGGTCCTGCTGGGGTCGATGATCCCCCTTGGCGCGGCGCTCGACAGTTCCGGCGGGACCGAGCTGATCGCGAATTCCCTCGTAGCCCTCACGGATGGTCTGCCAGCCTGGGCGATCCTGACCGTGCTGATGGTCGTCACCATGACGATGTCGGATGTCCTCAACAACACTGCCACGGCCATTGTTGCGGCACCGGTGGGCATCACCATGGCGCAGTCCCTGGGTGTGTCGCCGGATCCGTTTCTGATGACCGTCGCTGTCGCCGCGTCGGCCGCGTTCCTCACGCCGATTGGCCACAAGAACAACACGCTGATCCTGGGGCCGGGCGGCTACGGCTTCGGCGATTACTGGCGCATGGGCCTGCCGTTGGAGGTCATCGTGGTTGCCGTTTCCATCCCCACGATCCTGCTGGTCTGGCCCCTTTGA